A genomic segment from Dermatobacter hominis encodes:
- a CDS encoding alpha-L-fucosidase, whose amino-acid sequence MPRRKRPSARAELKALRRHRVPAWWSDAKLGIFVHWTPASVAGFAPVDSEIGELLAAADPDALAENPYTEWYENSLRFPGSSASRFHRETFGLMPYAELADRYRDGLATWDPDDWARRFAATGARYVVLVTKHHDGFCLWPSDVQNPHRAGWHTGRDVVGELREAVLAAGMRFGVYYSGGLDWTFDDRPIGNLGAMLAAVPRGDYPAYAAAQVRELIGRYRPSVLWNDIAWPAPGPELWPLFADYYRAVPDGVVNDRWMPWSPVMAAARNELVRRAADSLNARATRSAGGIVPPKPPFFDVQTPEYVVFDEVRALPWECVRGMDQSFGYNRASRSEHFLSDDELLDMAADITAKGGNLLLNVGPRGEDAQIPAQQLALLDTLAAWAGVGDGGPGPGAAMFGSRPWVRPTGEGSTRGPGGSDGAVPLRFWARDRSVDVAVLGRVEASLLVPGLGARPTTAACVAEGAHDGEPLRWSGEGTGIRVELPASTDRPVLRLRDVDAVPVG is encoded by the coding sequence GTGCCGCGCCGCAAACGTCCCTCTGCCCGCGCCGAGCTGAAGGCGCTGCGGCGCCACCGCGTCCCCGCGTGGTGGTCGGACGCGAAGCTCGGCATCTTCGTCCACTGGACGCCGGCGTCGGTCGCAGGGTTCGCGCCGGTCGACTCCGAGATCGGCGAGCTGCTGGCCGCCGCCGACCCCGACGCGCTCGCGGAGAACCCGTACACCGAGTGGTACGAGAACTCGCTGCGGTTCCCCGGCAGCTCGGCCAGCCGATTCCACCGCGAGACGTTCGGGCTGATGCCGTACGCCGAGCTGGCCGACCGCTACCGGGACGGTCTGGCGACGTGGGACCCCGACGACTGGGCCCGACGCTTCGCCGCCACCGGCGCCCGCTACGTCGTGCTCGTCACCAAGCACCACGACGGGTTCTGCCTGTGGCCGTCCGACGTGCAGAACCCGCACCGCGCCGGTTGGCACACCGGCCGGGACGTGGTCGGCGAGCTCCGGGAGGCCGTGCTCGCGGCGGGGATGCGCTTCGGCGTCTACTACTCGGGCGGCCTCGACTGGACGTTCGACGACCGGCCGATCGGGAACCTCGGGGCGATGCTCGCCGCGGTCCCGCGGGGCGACTACCCCGCCTACGCCGCGGCGCAGGTGCGCGAGCTGATCGGCCGCTACCGGCCCAGCGTGCTCTGGAACGACATCGCCTGGCCCGCGCCGGGGCCGGAGCTCTGGCCGCTGTTCGCGGACTACTACCGGGCGGTGCCCGACGGCGTGGTCAACGACCGGTGGATGCCGTGGTCGCCGGTCATGGCGGCGGCGCGCAACGAGCTGGTGCGCCGAGCCGCCGACTCCCTCAACGCGCGGGCCACGCGGTCGGCCGGTGGCATCGTGCCGCCCAAGCCGCCGTTCTTCGACGTCCAGACCCCCGAGTACGTCGTGTTCGACGAGGTCCGCGCCCTGCCGTGGGAGTGCGTGCGCGGCATGGACCAGAGCTTCGGGTACAACCGGGCGTCCCGGTCCGAGCACTTCCTGTCCGACGACGAGCTCCTCGACATGGCGGCGGACATCACGGCGAAGGGCGGGAACCTCCTGCTCAACGTCGGGCCTCGCGGGGAGGACGCGCAGATCCCGGCCCAGCAGCTCGCGCTCCTCGACACGCTGGCCGCGTGGGCCGGCGTCGGTGACGGCGGGCCCGGGCCGGGCGCCGCGATGTTCGGCTCCCGCCCGTGGGTCCGGCCGACCGGCGAGGGCTCGACTCGGGGTCCTGGCGGGTCGGACGGTGCGGTGCCGCTGCGGTTCTGGGCGCGCGACCGGTCGGTCGACGTGGCCGTGCTCGGCCGGGTGGAGGCGTCGCTGCTCGTGCCCGGCTTGGGCGCCCGGCCGACCACGGCGGCCTGCGTGGCCGAGGGTGCACACGACGGCGAGCCGCTGCGCTGGTCCGGGGAGGGCACCGGGATCCGC
- a CDS encoding BPSS1187 family protein: protein MGHIRRIMSVAVVAALVAVAAACQQPPSGGAASTSWSINPSATDALIAGDSVSTHQAYLPIGAAQNKLAVILPGTSATTLAFSELATVLRRSGFHVIVLRYPSSLGTTGACPDAGAATYPDCFRVFRSEVVFGSDVQDPIGDTYDHPIAAVNAPNSVVNRLTKLLDHLVQLAPTAGWDKFQYRTGAGVCTQVDGTYGGCAINWTKVTAVGHSQGAGVGLYLAKFFPLARVVMLSGSFDAYDLGGGSFAVAPWITEAPLVVAPADIRTLLHTSDPALGRMRAVASALGIPGSEVNVTTSSPPYGGSKRLVTSLASSCGLWDSSPSHNSTAVDACAPDQAYDAAWTYLATAS from the coding sequence GTGGGTCACATCCGAAGGATCATGTCCGTCGCGGTGGTCGCCGCGCTCGTCGCCGTGGCGGCCGCGTGCCAGCAGCCGCCGTCGGGCGGGGCGGCGTCCACCTCGTGGTCGATCAACCCCAGCGCGACCGACGCGCTGATCGCCGGCGACTCCGTCTCGACCCACCAGGCGTACCTGCCGATCGGCGCGGCGCAGAACAAGCTCGCCGTCATCCTGCCCGGCACCAGCGCCACGACCCTCGCCTTCAGCGAGCTGGCCACCGTCCTGCGCCGCTCCGGCTTCCACGTGATCGTCCTGCGGTACCCGAGCTCGCTCGGCACCACGGGCGCCTGCCCCGACGCCGGGGCCGCCACCTACCCGGACTGCTTCCGGGTCTTCCGCTCCGAGGTCGTGTTCGGCTCGGACGTGCAGGATCCGATCGGTGACACCTACGACCACCCGATCGCCGCGGTGAACGCGCCGAACTCTGTCGTCAACCGGCTCACCAAGCTGCTCGACCACCTCGTGCAGCTCGCCCCGACGGCCGGCTGGGACAAGTTCCAGTACCGCACCGGGGCCGGCGTCTGCACCCAGGTCGACGGGACCTACGGCGGGTGCGCGATCAACTGGACCAAGGTGACCGCGGTCGGGCACTCCCAGGGCGCCGGGGTCGGCCTCTACCTCGCCAAGTTCTTCCCGCTCGCCCGCGTCGTGATGCTGTCCGGCAGCTTCGACGCCTACGACCTCGGTGGCGGCAGCTTCGCCGTCGCCCCGTGGATCACCGAGGCGCCGCTCGTCGTGGCGCCGGCCGACATCCGGACGCTGCTCCACACGTCGGACCCGGCGCTCGGCCGGATGCGTGCGGTCGCCTCAGCGCTCGGCATCCCCGGCAGCGAGGTGAACGTCACGACCTCGAGCCCGCCCTACGGGGGCAGCAAGCGGCTCGTCACGTCCCTCGCGTCGTCGTGCGGGCTGTGGGACTCGTCGCCGAGCCACAACTCGACCGCGGTCGACGCGTGCGCGCCCGACCAGGCCTACGACGCGGCGTGGACCTATCTGGCCACCGCCTCCTGA
- a CDS encoding N-acyl-D-amino-acid deacylase family protein — MADLIIRNGTVVDGTGAPARVADVEVTDGVVTAVGDGGGGRLDGTATREIDADGLLVTPGFVDIHTHFDGQVTWDPVVKPSSLHGVTTIAMGNCGVGFAPAAPDRHEWLIGLLEGVEDIPGAALSEGLTWDWESFPEYLDSVAAKPHTLDIGTHVPHAALRTYVMGERGADHTEAPTEGEVAEMGRLVEEALAAGAIGFATSRTEVHRTSAGENIGTLTAGDAELLAIAEAMRRSGTGVVQLISDLYQTPDDDLAQRELDLLERFVRTSGRPLSFTMQQAYHSPDRWRFQMDWVDRMVAAGLDVKAQVAARPIGVLLGLQATANPFLFCASYGEVAGLDLGARVAALQDPERKRRILAEHGEIAATLEPGIFQQIMCGFDITFEMADPVDYELHTDRSIGARARAAGVEPISVVYDLLLERGGEQLLYLPLFNFAHGDFGDLYDMITSPNVLFGLSDAGAHCGAICDASMTTSSFVVWSRDRRDGEPVPVEDIVHGHTQRNARHVGWFDRGVVAPGHVADLNVIELDALACHPPTIVHDLPAGGRRLMQTAEGYRHTIKSGVVTFTDGEHTGELPGELLRGTRPAPR, encoded by the coding sequence ATGGCCGATCTGATCATCCGCAACGGCACCGTCGTCGACGGGACGGGGGCACCGGCCCGCGTGGCCGACGTCGAGGTCACCGACGGCGTGGTGACCGCGGTCGGTGACGGCGGCGGCGGGCGTCTCGACGGCACCGCGACGAGGGAGATCGACGCCGACGGCCTCCTGGTGACCCCCGGCTTCGTCGACATCCACACCCACTTCGACGGCCAGGTGACGTGGGACCCGGTGGTCAAGCCGTCATCGCTGCACGGCGTGACGACGATCGCCATGGGCAACTGCGGCGTCGGCTTCGCCCCGGCCGCGCCCGACCGGCACGAGTGGCTGATCGGGCTGCTCGAGGGCGTCGAGGACATCCCGGGCGCGGCGCTGTCGGAGGGCCTGACGTGGGACTGGGAGTCCTTCCCCGAGTACCTGGACTCGGTGGCGGCCAAGCCCCACACCCTCGACATCGGCACCCACGTCCCCCACGCCGCCCTGCGCACCTACGTGATGGGGGAGCGGGGCGCCGACCACACGGAGGCGCCGACCGAGGGCGAGGTCGCCGAGATGGGCCGCCTGGTCGAGGAGGCGCTCGCCGCCGGTGCGATCGGCTTCGCGACGTCGCGCACCGAGGTGCACCGCACCAGCGCCGGCGAGAACATCGGCACGCTGACGGCGGGGGACGCCGAGCTGCTCGCCATCGCCGAGGCGATGCGCCGATCGGGCACCGGCGTGGTGCAGCTGATCAGCGACCTGTACCAGACGCCCGACGACGACCTGGCCCAGCGCGAGCTCGACCTGCTCGAGCGCTTCGTCCGCACCAGCGGCCGACCCCTCAGCTTCACGATGCAGCAGGCGTACCACTCGCCCGATCGCTGGCGGTTCCAGATGGACTGGGTCGACCGCATGGTCGCGGCCGGCCTCGACGTGAAGGCCCAGGTGGCCGCCCGCCCGATCGGCGTGCTGCTCGGCCTGCAGGCGACCGCCAACCCGTTCCTCTTCTGCGCGTCGTACGGCGAGGTGGCCGGGCTCGACCTGGGGGCGCGCGTCGCCGCGCTGCAGGACCCCGAGCGCAAGCGCCGCATCCTCGCCGAGCACGGCGAGATCGCCGCCACGCTGGAGCCGGGGATCTTCCAGCAGATCATGTGCGGCTTCGACATCACCTTCGAGATGGCCGACCCGGTCGACTACGAGCTGCACACCGACCGCTCGATCGGCGCCCGGGCCCGCGCCGCCGGCGTCGAGCCGATCTCGGTCGTCTACGACCTCCTGCTGGAGCGGGGCGGCGAGCAGCTGCTGTACCTGCCGCTCTTCAACTTCGCCCACGGCGACTTCGGTGACCTGTACGACATGATCACCTCGCCCAACGTGCTGTTCGGGCTGTCCGACGCCGGTGCGCACTGCGGCGCGATCTGCGACGCGTCGATGACGACGTCGTCCTTCGTCGTGTGGAGCCGGGACCGCCGCGACGGGGAGCCCGTGCCGGTCGAGGACATCGTGCACGGCCACACGCAGCGCAACGCCCGCCACGTCGGCTGGTTCGACCGCGGGGTCGTGGCTCCGGGCCACGTCGCCGACCTCAACGTGATCGAGCTCGACGCGCTGGCCTGCCACCCGCCGACGATCGTCCACGATCTGCCGGCCGGCGGCCGCCGCCTGATGCAGACCGCCGAGGGCTACCGCCACACGATCAAGTCGGGCGTCGTGACCTTCACCGACGGCGAGCACACCGGCGAGCTGCCGGGCGAGCTCCTCCGCGGCACCCGCCCCGCCCCGCGCTGA
- a CDS encoding DUF4126 domain-containing protein, whose protein sequence is MDVTLFTNLLGAFGLGAASGLNPWIPLLGLGVAQRTGIVELSSNFDWLGATATLAVLGGLFVLDLIGDKVAAIDSVLHVVGLVVAPVSGAIVFSAQENLLSGTHPVLAGGVGLVLGGTVQAARGTLRPAVTATTGGLGNPVVSAIEDVVSTVLTVLAVLVPVLAFLVLVGLVVWAVVLFRRWRLRRRSAGSPRTPAPGPPAWP, encoded by the coding sequence GTGGACGTCACGCTGTTCACCAACCTGCTCGGCGCGTTCGGGCTCGGCGCCGCCTCGGGCCTGAACCCGTGGATCCCGCTGCTCGGGCTCGGCGTGGCGCAGCGGACCGGGATCGTGGAGCTGTCGTCGAACTTCGACTGGCTGGGCGCCACGGCCACGCTCGCGGTGCTGGGCGGGCTGTTCGTGCTCGACCTCATCGGCGACAAGGTGGCGGCGATCGACTCCGTGCTGCACGTGGTCGGTCTGGTCGTGGCACCGGTGTCCGGGGCCATCGTGTTCTCGGCGCAGGAGAACCTCCTGAGCGGGACGCACCCGGTGCTGGCGGGCGGGGTCGGCCTCGTGCTCGGCGGGACCGTGCAGGCGGCGAGGGGGACGCTGCGGCCGGCGGTCACCGCGACGACGGGTGGGTTGGGCAACCCGGTCGTGAGCGCCATCGAGGACGTGGTGTCGACCGTCCTCACGGTCCTCGCGGTGCTGGTGCCCGTCCTCGCGTTCCTCGTGCTGGTCGGGCTGGTGGTGTGGGCGGTGGTGCTGTTCCGCCGCTGGCGGCTCAGGCGGCGGTCGGCCGGTTCGCCTCGCACGCCCGCGCCAGGGCCGCCTGCGTGGCCCTGA
- a CDS encoding phytoene desaturase family protein → MTGEWDAVVVGSGPNGLVAALELARSGWKVLVLERADAPGGGTRTAELTLPGFRHDVCSAIHPLGLASPALRDLDLERVGVEWVHPDAPLAHALRPGHSVLQERSLAATAVGLGVDGRPWERLFGPSVRSGLDLVDGLLDPLHVPPRHPVTLARYGAVGLWSVSALARRRFRGDDGPALLAGMAGHSMLSLDAPITTGFGMLLGQLAHVVGWPMARGGSQAIADGLVALIEEHGGTVRCGEDVRTLDDVPPARAVLCDVTPRQLVALAGDRLPSRYRRMLERYRYGAGVCKVDWALDGPVPWKDPATARAGTVHLGGTLAEVRASEEAVVAGRLPEVPFMLLAQQSNFDPTRAPAGTQTLWGYCHVPAGCDVDMTAAMEDRIEAFAPGFKDLVLARHTMTAPQVEAYNPNYIGGDINGGVADLRQFLLRPVPSLDPWATPVEGLYLCSSATPPGGGVHGMCGRAAARSVLRRQPL, encoded by the coding sequence ATGACCGGGGAGTGGGACGCCGTCGTCGTCGGCAGCGGCCCCAACGGCCTCGTCGCCGCCCTCGAGCTCGCGCGGTCCGGTTGGAAGGTGCTCGTGCTCGAGCGGGCCGACGCACCGGGCGGCGGCACCCGCACCGCCGAGCTCACGCTGCCCGGGTTCCGCCACGACGTCTGCTCCGCCATCCACCCGCTCGGGCTGGCGTCGCCCGCGCTGCGCGACCTCGACCTCGAGCGCGTGGGCGTCGAGTGGGTCCACCCCGATGCGCCGCTCGCGCACGCCCTCCGGCCCGGGCACTCGGTGCTGCAGGAGCGCTCGCTCGCCGCGACGGCGGTCGGCCTCGGCGTCGACGGCCGGCCGTGGGAGCGGCTGTTCGGCCCGAGCGTCCGCTCGGGGCTCGACCTCGTCGATGGGCTGCTCGACCCGCTGCACGTGCCGCCCCGGCACCCGGTGACGCTGGCGCGGTACGGCGCGGTCGGCCTGTGGTCGGTGTCCGCGCTGGCCAGGCGCCGCTTCCGCGGCGACGACGGCCCGGCGCTCCTCGCGGGCATGGCGGGGCACTCGATGCTCTCGCTCGACGCGCCGATCACGACCGGCTTCGGCATGCTGCTCGGCCAGCTCGCGCACGTCGTCGGGTGGCCGATGGCCCGCGGCGGGTCCCAGGCGATCGCCGACGGGCTGGTCGCCCTGATCGAGGAGCACGGCGGGACCGTGCGCTGCGGCGAGGACGTCCGCACGCTCGACGACGTCCCCCCGGCGCGGGCCGTGCTCTGCGACGTCACGCCGCGGCAGCTGGTGGCGCTCGCGGGCGACCGCCTCCCCTCGCGCTACCGGCGGATGCTCGAGCGCTACCGGTACGGGGCGGGCGTCTGCAAGGTCGACTGGGCACTCGACGGACCGGTCCCGTGGAAGGACCCGGCCACCGCCCGGGCCGGGACCGTGCACCTCGGCGGCACCCTCGCCGAGGTGCGCGCCTCCGAGGAGGCGGTCGTCGCCGGTCGGCTCCCCGAGGTGCCGTTCATGCTGCTCGCGCAGCAGTCGAACTTCGACCCGACCCGCGCACCCGCCGGCACGCAGACGCTGTGGGGCTACTGCCACGTCCCCGCCGGCTGCGACGTCGACATGACCGCCGCGATGGAGGACCGGATCGAGGCGTTCGCTCCGGGCTTCAAGGACCTGGTGCTCGCCCGGCACACGATGACCGCGCCGCAGGTCGAGGCGTACAACCCGAACTACATCGGCGGCGACATCAACGGAGGTGTCGCCGACCTCCGCCAGTTCCTGCTGCGGCCGGTCCCGTCGCTCGACCCGTGGGCGACCCCCGTCGAGGGCCTCTACCTCTGCTCGTCGGCGACGCCGCCCGGTGGCGGCGTGCACGGCATGTGCGGCCGGGCCGCGGCGCGATCCGTCCTCCGCCGCCAGCCCCTCTGA